The Arthrobacter oryzae DNA window AGGAATCGGGCGAAGAACACGCACGCATTTTCGCTGCCATTGAGAGCGGTTCAGCCGAGGACGCATCCCAGGCAATGCGGATGCATCTGCACGGGGTGGAATGCGCCCTGGGCACCATCGTCCCGGGAAGCGAGAACACCACGTCCGGCCCGACACGCTAAACGCCAAGCCCCGCAGTTCGCCCAGCCACCCCTGACCTGACCTGATCCAAACCGCGCAAGACCACGCGGCTCCCCTGCCGTGGCACACCCATGCCTCCGCCCTGGGTGCGGCGTCCCTCAAGCCTGCCCAAAACCTTGATCTTTTCTGCCCAGTTGCCCGTCCAAAATTGCCCGTCCAAACCCGTCAAAGAAGCCCCGTGAGGACCCCATGACCATCCCCTTTGCCGCCCCTTTCCGTTCCGAGCACGACCTGCTGGGTGACCGTGACGTCCCCGCTTCCGCGTACTGGGGCGTCCATACGCTCCGGGCCGTGGAGAACTTCCCCATCAGCGGCCAGCCGCTCTCCTCCAACATGTACCTGGTCCGCGGCCTCGCCGCCGTGAAGCTCGCAGCCGCCCGCACCAACCGCGAACTGGGCCTGCTCGACGCCGAACGCGCCGACGCCATCGAGGCCGCCTGCACCGACGTCCTGAACGGCAAACTCAGCGACCAGTTCGTCGTCGACGTCATCCAGGGCGGCGCCGGGACATCCTCGAACATGAACGCCAACGAAGTCATCGCCAACCGCGCCCTGGAAATCCTCGGACACCCCAAGGGCGACTACGCCCGGCTCCACCCGAACGACCACGTCAACCTCTCCCAGTCCACGAACGACGTCTACCCCACCGCCGTGAAACTCGGCACCATCTTCGCCGCCCGCGAACTCCTCGCAGCCCTGGCAGAACTCGAAGAAGCCTTCGCCGGCAAAGCCGCCGAATTCCGCACCGTGGTGAAAATGGGACGCACCCAGCTCCAGGACGCCGTCCCCATGACCCTCGGCCAGGAATTCGGGACCTACGCCGTCACCATCGGCGAGGACCGGCTCCGCCTGGCCGAAGCGGACCTGCTGATCCACGAAATCAACCTCGGCGCCACCGCCATCGGCACCGGCCTGAACGCCCCTGCCGGCTACGCCGCAACAGCCTGCCGGCACCTGGCCGACATCACCGGACTGCCCCTGGTCACCGCCGTGGACCTCATCGAAGCCACCCAGGACGTCGGCGCCTTCGTGCACCTCTCCGGCGTCCTCAAACGCGTGGCCGTGAAACTCTCCAAAATCTGCAACGACCTGCGCCTGCTCTCCTCCGGCCCCCGCGCCGGCCTCGGCGAAATCAACCTCCCCGCCGTGCAGTCCGGCTCCTCCATCATGCCCGGCAAGATCAACCCGGTGATCCCGGAAGTGGTCTCCCAGGTCGCCTACGAAGTCATCGGCAACGACGTCACCATCACCATGGCCGCCGAAGCCGGGCAACTCCAGCTCAACGCCTTCGAACCCATCATCGTCCACAGCCTCCACAAGAGCATCTCCCACCTCGAAGCCGCCTGCCGCACCCTCACCGCACGCTGCGTCCGGGGCATCACCGCCAACACCGAACACCTCCGCCTCACCGTGGAACAATCCATCGGCCTGGTCACCGCGCTGAACCCCCACCTCGGCTACGCCACCGCAACCGCCATCGCCCAGGAAGCCCTCGCCACCGGCAAGGGCGTGGCCGAACTCGTCCTCGAACACCAGCTGCTCACCGCCGAGCAACTGCAAGAACTCCTCAGCCCGCAACGCCTGGCCAACCTCAGCAAATAACACCCCAACCACACCCCACCCGACCACGGGAGCAGGGGCACACCGCCGTGCCCAAAATCCCCGACCCTACCCAAGGACTGACTATGAAAAACAAATCAACGATGTGGATTCTGGCCGCACTCGTCTTCGGAATCCTCAGCGGGCTGGTCTGCCACTGGCTGCTGCCAGTGGCAACGCGCGAATCCCTTGTGACGGTCCTCGACACCGTGACGCACATGTTCCTGAACCTCATCAAGATGATCATTGCCCCGCTGATCTTTGCCACCCTCGTGTCGGGCATTGCAGGCGCGGCAAAATCCGCCGGAGTGGGCAAGCTCTTTGGCCGCTCCATGGTCTGGTTCCTGTCCGCCTCCGTCCTGGTGGGGGCCTTCGGATTCATCACCGCCCATATCCTCAACGTGGGTGACGGACTCAACCTGATGCCGGGCGGTGACGCCGGGATGGAAACGAAACCCCTCGATTACCAGGAGTTCATCACCCACATCATCCCCACGAGCGTCTTCGCAGCCCTGACGGCGAACAACCCGCTGCAGATCCTGGTCTTCGGTGCTCTCTTCGGCATCGCACTGCTGAACCTGCGCAAGAAGGGCCGCTCCTCCATAGCGGATGCCATCGACGAACTCATGGGCGTCATGCTGAAGGTCACCGGGTATGTCATGCTGGCTGCTCCAGTAGGCGTTTTTGCCGGCATCGCAGCGGCTTTCACGTCCCAGGGCCTGGACGCCTTCGCCACTTACGCTTCGTTCATCGGCGGCTTCTACGTGTCCCTCTCGGCCCTCTGGATCATCATGATCGCCGTCGCTGTGGGCTTCCTCGGAACCGCTGCCTTCCGGCTGGTCCGGATTGTGCGCGAACCGATGGTCATCGCGTTCGCAACCTCCAGCAGCGAAGCCGCCCTCCCCAAGCTCATTGAAGGCCTGACCAGGTTCGGCATCGAGAAGCGCACCACCGGTTTCGTGCTGCCGCTCGGCTACTCCTTCAACGTGGACGGTTCCATGATGTACATGACCTTCGCGTCGGTCTTCCTGATCAATGCCTACGGCATCGACATGGATCTTGGCCAGCAGATCGCCATGACCGCAATGCTTCTGCTCAGCAGCAAAGGCATGGCCGGCGTGCCGCGCGGATCACTCGTCGTCGTAGCGGCCGTCGTCCCCGGGTTCGGCATCCCCGCCGCCGGAATTGGTGTCCTGCTCGTGATCGACCAGCTCCTGGACATGGGACGCACCGCCACCAACATCCTGGGAAATGCCATTGCCACCGCGGTCATCGGCCAGAAGCATGACAGGTCCTCTTCCCGCCTCGAAGCGGAACCTTCCGCAACCTCACACGCCGCCGACGACACCGAATACAGCAGGGAGCCTGAGCGCGTTTCGATGCACTGACCGCTCCCGCCCAACCGCACCCCCTTCAACCAGCCGAATCCACCCCACCGAAAGAAAGGCCATGGCCAATGACCGCTGACTTGGAGCTTCAGAGCCCGACGGACGCGCAAACCACACAACGAAGGAAAAAGACGCCAAGAACACCCATCAAGGCACAAATCGTCGACTACCTTGCGAGCAACGGCGCAAGCAAAGTAGCCGACATCAGCACCGGCATCGCATGCTGCCGGGACTCCGTAAGGCACCATCTTGCCGCGCTTGAGAGCGCTGCGATCGTCCGTTCCAACATTGCCCCCGGAGAAAGAAGCCGGTTCACACCGTTCTACGCCCTCGCCCCTGAAAGAAGAGTTTCGGGCTCCTAACCGAAAGGCGCGGGCCACCTGGTGACCGGACGACGGCGGGACCTCCCGCCGTCGTCCGCCGGGGCACTACAGGCAAGGGGCCAACGCTGTTCTCCCCGAGCCGGTTGCGCCTTGGTTCCGGGACCTAAAAGGTGCCGCCGGATTTGGTCCGGCATCCATATTTTCCCGGAAATGCTCTGGATAGCATGGGGTGACCGGACAGAGCCGTCCGGCGGGTATCAATGCAGAAAGAAGCCCATGGCCGCAGTTACAGTGGACGATATCCTCTCGGATCTCCCCCTGGGTTTCGCCAGTCTCATCCTTCGGCCGTCCCGCGCCGATTCACCGATTGAACGCTTCCTGATCGTTGACGCCGACGACGAGACGTCCGACGGCGGCGCTTCGTTTGTCCTGCTGATCGGGGTTCGCGGACGCTCCGCTCTGCCGGCGCTCCGGCGCCTTGTCAAGAATCCTCCCCTCGTGCTGGCCGTCAAAGGCACTCCCGGCGAACTCGGGGAAGCTGAAGAGCTGCTCCGGGCAGCCGGAACAGGCCTTCTCCTGGTGGACCCCGCCGCTGACTGGGACCGGCTCCTGTCCATAGCCAAGGACCGGATCACGCCCCGCAGTTATCAAAGCGAAGTGCTGACCCTGCTGGAAGAGGACCTGTTCGCCATTGCGCAGACCACTGCACGCCTGACGTCGAGCCACGTGGTGATTGAGGACGCCGCCAACAAGGTCCTGGCCTATTCAACGGTGACGAATGACATCGACGAGCTCCGCAAGGCCTCGATCCTTGCCCGCCGCGGTCCGCGAAAATACGAACTCCTCCTCAAGGACCTTGGCGCTTACCGCGAACTGCACCGGACCCGGCTGCCTGTCAGGGTTCCGGCCCGGCCCCAGGACGGCCTGCGGGAGCGCATCGCCGTCACCCTGTTCGCCGGCGACCGCATCATGGGATACATCTGGCTGCAGGAAACCGGCGGCGGTTTCGGGGACGACGTCGACTACGTCCTCACCGGATCTGCCGCGCGAGTGTCAGCCGAGCTGATCCGCTACCGCAACCAGCAGTCGGTGCACATGCGCGAGGACCGGATTGCGCGGCTCCTCTCAGGCCCGGCGGAAGCCGCGGCGAGCGCCCACAGCGAGAAGATCCCGGCGGACCGGCCCTCGGCACTGCTTCTGATCGGAATGTCG harbors:
- a CDS encoding aspartate ammonia-lyase — its product is MTIPFAAPFRSEHDLLGDRDVPASAYWGVHTLRAVENFPISGQPLSSNMYLVRGLAAVKLAAARTNRELGLLDAERADAIEAACTDVLNGKLSDQFVVDVIQGGAGTSSNMNANEVIANRALEILGHPKGDYARLHPNDHVNLSQSTNDVYPTAVKLGTIFAARELLAALAELEEAFAGKAAEFRTVVKMGRTQLQDAVPMTLGQEFGTYAVTIGEDRLRLAEADLLIHEINLGATAIGTGLNAPAGYAATACRHLADITGLPLVTAVDLIEATQDVGAFVHLSGVLKRVAVKLSKICNDLRLLSSGPRAGLGEINLPAVQSGSSIMPGKINPVIPEVVSQVAYEVIGNDVTITMAAEAGQLQLNAFEPIIVHSLHKSISHLEAACRTLTARCVRGITANTEHLRLTVEQSIGLVTALNPHLGYATATAIAQEALATGKGVAELVLEHQLLTAEQLQELLSPQRLANLSK
- a CDS encoding dicarboxylate/amino acid:cation symporter; the protein is MKNKSTMWILAALVFGILSGLVCHWLLPVATRESLVTVLDTVTHMFLNLIKMIIAPLIFATLVSGIAGAAKSAGVGKLFGRSMVWFLSASVLVGAFGFITAHILNVGDGLNLMPGGDAGMETKPLDYQEFITHIIPTSVFAALTANNPLQILVFGALFGIALLNLRKKGRSSIADAIDELMGVMLKVTGYVMLAAPVGVFAGIAAAFTSQGLDAFATYASFIGGFYVSLSALWIIMIAVAVGFLGTAAFRLVRIVREPMVIAFATSSSEAALPKLIEGLTRFGIEKRTTGFVLPLGYSFNVDGSMMYMTFASVFLINAYGIDMDLGQQIAMTAMLLLSSKGMAGVPRGSLVVVAAVVPGFGIPAAGIGVLLVIDQLLDMGRTATNILGNAIATAVIGQKHDRSSSRLEAEPSATSHAADDTEYSREPERVSMH
- a CDS encoding PucR family transcriptional regulator, whose translation is MAAVTVDDILSDLPLGFASLILRPSRADSPIERFLIVDADDETSDGGASFVLLIGVRGRSALPALRRLVKNPPLVLAVKGTPGELGEAEELLRAAGTGLLLVDPAADWDRLLSIAKDRITPRSYQSEVLTLLEEDLFAIAQTTARLTSSHVVIEDAANKVLAYSTVTNDIDELRKASILARRGPRKYELLLKDLGAYRELHRTRLPVRVPARPQDGLRERIAVTLFAGDRIMGYIWLQETGGGFGDDVDYVLTGSAARVSAELIRYRNQQSVHMREDRIARLLSGPAEAAASAHSEKIPADRPSALLLIGMSASGAQADDAALKHGELANLASIHAAAYKQSAIVGQFHGDTAVIIPALQSANAEAGLRSLAEAIVRDAGKHLGISPFAAVGPVAPDLLSIHSVTAKTEALLGCMRRSRAAAVATVDDFEADILFHEALENFTASAFRHRGLWSLLRDDGELAETLRVYFEASLDVGECSKRMKLHKNTVYYRISKASRVTGLNFSDPRHSLVALLHIQEWAGKHKEHLGNT